The DNA window TGTCAGGAAAATCCAAGCATATCGAACAGATACGTGAGACCGCAAAGCTGTTTGGAGGGACTATCGACCCATTTGCATCGTTCCTGCTCAACAGAGGGATAAAAACGCTGGGGGTCAGAATGCCAAAACACAATGAAAACGCACTATATCTGGCTAAGAAGCTAAGTCAAATGGACGGTGTGAAACGGGTTTTCCATCCGGGTCTTGAGAGTCATCCGGGCCACAAAATTGCAGAAAAGCAGATGAAAGGTTTTGGGGGAATGTTGACAATCGAGTTGAATGCCGACCATCAGAAGACCAGAGATTTCGTAGATGGTCTCGAGCTATTCCTCAATGCAACTTCTTTGGGAGGCGTACAGAGTCTGGTGAGCATGCCCACTCTCACATCTCACTATGGCATAGATGAGGAAATATTACGTAAAATGGACATCTCAGGGTCGACTGTTCGCTTGTCAGTAGGCATTGAAGACAAAGAAGACTTGCTCAATGATATCGAGCACTCAATGGATACGAATCTTTGAGGTCATGCTACTAGGGGAAATCAGTCCAATGCACAAAAATTGCATAACCAAATGTTTTAACCGAAAAAGCGACAAATAATCTAATGAGATGAATATCGACGATTACAAGTTCGGTAATATAGTAATCGACGGCAAAAGATATAGTTCTGATGTCATTATCCATCCAGACAGGGTGGAGGCTGAATGGTGGCGCAAGGAGGGACATACACTACATCTAGAGGATCTTACAACGGTTTTCGAAAGTGATTCCGATACTCTGATTGTAGGTACTGGACGCTACGGTAGAATGTCGATCCCGAGTAACGTTCGCAGAGAGATTGAGGATAGAGGAATAAGGCTCATAGCAGAGAAGACTGAACAGGCATGTGAGACCTATAACGGTCTAGAAGAGAATAAGGCCATGGCTGCTCTGCACCTATCTTGCTAGCATATTCTACATCAAATCGCAGCAAGAGTTTGTGTCAGCGCCTGTTTACACCGTTTGTACTTGCTATGAGCGAGTCCCTCAGAAGGTACAGTAATTCGCGGGGTAGCCGGGTAACGAGCACATAGGGTATGTCAGTGTAATCAATATCTCCACGTGTCAAACCACTCAGTATTTCACGACTAACGTTTAGTCGTGTCGCCACAGGTAGTATAGAATCCGCTAAACGTCCACCTCGAATCCCTGCCTTAGCAGCCATATCGAAGCTCTCGGCAAACTCTCGGCTGCACAGACGTTGATAATTGTATAGAAAGTCTGCACTTGATTTGCCGCGTTCTATTGTTTTTGAAATCGTTTGGGCAGCGAATTGACCAGACCGCATTGCATATGCAATCCCCTCACCCATCATCGGGTCAACAAACCTGCTGCGTCACCTACAAGAAGACACCGTCTGGCAACATTATTCTCATGAAAGGCGTCCCCGCCCAAGAAACAGCTCCGGGGATGGCCATCATTCAACTCAACTCCCAGACGCTTGGCAGTCTCCTTCCTGAAATCCTCAAAAATGGTACGAAGGGGTTTCATATAGACCGCAGGGCCGACTCCCACCACTATAACATCTGCATCTATATGTCTACCCCTCTTATTGTGAATATTGCAATCAATCTGGTTTTCATATCTGCCCGAACTGAATATCCTGATAACCCGTTTCTTACAGTGTATGCAACTGGTTGAAACTCCTGTATTCCACCCTTCCCCTGCCCAGTGTCACCACTATACCGGGGCCCTACCCCCGGCCAAGCAAGGGCTTTGTCCGCGTTCATTGGAATAGGATTCCTCCCGTGGTCCTGGCTTCTTTCTCCTGTCGTTTTCCCGGGTCTTCACTCCGGCAACAACGAGGTCTTCCCCAGCTTTTGCCACGGCGGAGTTATTATCACTCAGCCCGGCTTCGTTACCGAAGCTGGACAGGTCCAGTTGGATAAAGCGAACAGCCGCGGACTCTTCCCGGCCTGATGGAGGGCCGTTACAAGAGAGTGAGGACTTCTGCTTAGCGGAACGGATCCGCCTTACAGCCTTCGGGGCTGAACCGTTCCCCCGTTCGGGGGTGGCCCACCGCCCTAGTCCTACTGATATTGAGTTTCGCACTGGAACTAATAAACTCCGATTGGATGCTAGGCACTCTTATGGGAAATCTCACAAATATTTTACACTTTTGTGCTCTGAACTTTTAGAATTCTGTAAGATTTCGATTTCTCCTGAATCACGTATATCTCAGGCAACTACAATAGGCAATTTCGTTCTTATTTTGTTTACGCAGAACATCTTTTCTTCGACTGAATTGCTTCTAAAGGATTAGAATACGGTCTGCAAGGCACATTGAACTCTTTCGTCACAATTCGAAGACTGCATCCACCTAACATTCTTATTGGGTATAGCTAGTTTGTGAGCTTGGTGAAAAGAATAATGGGCCTTTGGTATAGAATCAAGAGAGCAATATACAGACTGCTTGGAAGGAAAATAGAACAGAAGATAGTCAGAGAAGGTTCTCAGACAACGCCAACAAGCTCAACTCCGAGCAGCCAAACAAGTGCTGGCATCATGTTTGATCCATCAGCAAAGCCAAGAAATCTTGTGAATCAGTGGATTACTGTTCCGAGGAGCGGAAGGCAACAAATTCTCATGGAAGAGGATTTTCAGAAACTAGACAAATCCGACCATGACTTCCTGCTGACCCTAGATACAAGATATGAAAACATGAATGATGAAACGAGAAACCGCGTTCATCAGATACTGAACAAACTCAGATAGTCCTATACGAACTGTATCATGACATCAGCACATGCTCAAGGAATGTTCTGATTTCCTGAGCATACGAGCCTGGAATCAGGATATGATGATTTGCAAGAGAACGTTGTAGGAAGTAATCAACAGGGCTGTCGAGGCGTATCTCTAGCTGCGTCCGACAGGCCTCCTTCCTTGTAAGATTTCTTTGAATAGTACCTTCAGCTACCCAATAGTGAGAGAGGTCACTTCCAAAAACCTTCAACAGGGTCACATCGGATTTTGGAAACCGTCCGCGAATCCCTACACTTTTACCGGTTTCATAATGAGTCATGAAATCATAATCGTCAACAAGTGAAAACGGAACAGTACAGTGAGCCAATACGACAGAGTTCTTGTTCTTGTTTACCCCGATAACGTTGGCCATGAAGGATGATTGACCAGTAAGAAGCTTCGCCAGTAGCATAGTGAATGTTGATGGAACATCGCCCTCACATCCTGCAGGTGTTCCAAGAGAATTCAGAGTTGCAAGTGCTAAACAACCAGTAACATCAGTTGCTTCTACTAACCTAAAGCAATCAAGGGTGAGCGCATCGAGTTTCTGATACTTCTTGATGGTCAAGAGCGAACGAGTAATCTCTGAAGCCGACATCAGATCGTGCTTTTCAACTTGGTTATGAACAGGAACCATTTCAAGTTCTGCCAGTTCATCCATGTCAACAAGTTCAATGGATTCCAAGCGAGAAAAGGGTATGTTGATGATTTCCACACCCCAGTTCTTCTGCACAGCGGATTTGTCAATCTGTGATGCAATTAGCCAAGACGAGGGGTTTCCAATGATGCCAATTCTCATTCCGTTTAGTTTACTGAATATGTCCTCATAATAGTGGAATATTTGAATTATCTCTCGAAGATCACCTAAGGAGCCCTGTTTGATTTCAGAGCCTATGTCGCACTGTTCTAAATAAGCGCGGATTTCCATCGCAGCAGGCAATGAGTTGTTTTCCATATGTGCTAGTAGAACTGATGATTTGAGAGGTGCTTGATTGACAAACGAAGCTACAAGTCCTTCGGTTCCACCTG is part of the Candidatus Thorarchaeota archaeon genome and encodes:
- a CDS encoding fucose isomerase, with translation MSLPTIAFFSPIAGKRLTDRILKPLDGVDFVVQSEDDIDSLLGMNANRVILFIGTGGTEGLVASFVNQAPLKSSVLLAHMENNSLPAAMEIRAYLEQCDIGSEIKQGSLGDLREIIQIFHYYEDIFSKLNGMRIGIIGNPSSWLIASQIDKSAVQKNWGVEIINIPFSRLESIELVDMDELAELEMVPVHNQVEKHDLMSASEITRSLLTIKKYQKLDALTLDCFRLVEATDVTGCLALATLNSLGTPAGCEGDVPSTFTMLLAKLLTGQSSFMANVIGVNKNKNSVVLAHCTVPFSLVDDYDFMTHYETGKSVGIRGRFPKSDVTLLKVFGSDLSHYWVAEGTIQRNLTRKEACRTQLEIRLDSPVDYFLQRSLANHHILIPGSYAQEIRTFLEHVLMS